In Eriocheir sinensis breed Jianghai 21 chromosome 17, ASM2467909v1, whole genome shotgun sequence, one genomic interval encodes:
- the LOC126999881 gene encoding doublesex- and mab-3-related transcription factor 1-like isoform X3, which yields MKSPRCCTICKNHGQKASITSHVCPFTDCRCSLCQLTRLSRRVMCQQQRLWRHKKLDNKGSSTPEDAGDAAEYSPGGSQGEAGSDVKASRQKRAKRDVVSYRAAL from the coding sequence ATGAAGTCTCCGCGCTGCTGCACCATCTGCAAGAACCACGGCCAGAAGGCCTCCATTACCAGCCACGTGTGCCCCTTCACCGACTGCAGATGCTCTCTGTGTCAGCTGACCCGCCTGTCCCGGAGGGTCATGTGCCAACAGCAGCGCCTCTGGAGACACAAGAAGCTCGACAACAAAGGTTCCTCCACGCCCGAGGACGCCGGGGACGCGGCGGAATACTCGCCAGGCGGGAGCCAGGGCGAGGCAGGCTCCGATGTTAAGGCGTCGAGGCAAAAACGAGCCAAGCGGGACGTGGTGAGTTACAGGGCGGCCTTGTGA